One Hydrogenophaga crassostreae genomic region harbors:
- the bioB gene encoding biotin synthase BioB — protein sequence MSLVVSASSVAVQPVVLHHSPAPGPEGAWRLADVQALLDLPFNELMHRAQTVHREHFPDADIELATLLSVKTGGCPENCGYCPQAAQYDTGVTAQKLMEVDEVVQAAQAAKDAGATRFCMGAAWRAPKDRDVIKVAKLVEAVKGLGLQTCATLGMLEPHHAEQLKDAGLDYYNHNLDTSSAYYGQVVDTRTYQDRLDTLASVRKAGISVCCGGIVGMGESPVDRAGLIAQLANLNPHPESVPINSLVRVPGTPLADAPPIDPLDFVRVIAVSRITMPKARVRLSAGRQQLGEAVQALCFLAGANSIFYGDKLLITGNPDADADLSLLKKLGLKARAVSTTQADMAFPS from the coding sequence GTGAGTCTTGTCGTTTCTGCTTCTTCAGTGGCTGTTCAACCCGTCGTGCTGCACCATTCCCCGGCCCCTGGGCCGGAAGGCGCATGGCGCTTGGCAGACGTTCAGGCCTTGCTGGATCTGCCATTCAATGAACTGATGCACCGCGCACAGACGGTGCACCGCGAGCACTTCCCCGACGCCGATATCGAGCTGGCCACCTTGTTGTCGGTGAAAACCGGCGGCTGCCCGGAAAACTGCGGTTATTGCCCGCAAGCGGCGCAATACGACACCGGTGTGACCGCGCAAAAGCTGATGGAGGTTGACGAGGTTGTGCAGGCTGCTCAGGCGGCCAAAGACGCGGGTGCCACCCGCTTTTGCATGGGTGCCGCCTGGCGTGCACCCAAGGATCGCGACGTGATCAAGGTGGCCAAGCTGGTGGAGGCCGTGAAAGGTTTGGGTCTGCAAACCTGTGCCACCCTGGGCATGCTTGAACCCCACCATGCCGAGCAGTTGAAAGATGCGGGGCTGGACTACTACAACCACAACCTGGACACGTCGTCGGCGTACTACGGTCAGGTGGTGGACACCCGTACCTATCAAGACCGCCTCGATACCCTTGCCAGCGTTCGCAAGGCCGGCATCAGTGTGTGTTGCGGCGGCATCGTGGGCATGGGCGAAAGCCCGGTTGACCGCGCAGGACTCATCGCCCAGTTGGCCAACCTGAACCCCCATCCCGAGTCGGTGCCCATCAACAGTCTGGTGCGCGTGCCTGGCACGCCACTGGCCGATGCGCCCCCCATCGATCCATTGGACTTTGTGCGTGTGATTGCGGTGTCGCGCATCACCATGCCCAAGGCGCGGGTGCGCTTGTCGGCCGGTCGCCAGCAGTTGGGCGAGGCGGTGCAGGCGCTGTGTTTTCTGGCCGGGGCGAACTCGATTTTTTATGGCGACAAGTTGCTCATCACAGGCAATCCCGATGCCGATGCCGACCTGAGCCTGCTCAAGAAGCTGGGCCTCAAGGCCCGCGCCGTCAGCACCACCCAGGCCGATATGGCCTTTCCTTCCTGA
- a CDS encoding methyl-accepting chemotaxis protein: MIAFKPFSPGVALMRSLRLPTKLGVLALVLLIPLLVVSYFLINRLSESIRVSTDEVDGVALVVALTEVIQATQVHRGQTHVLLSRGTADSSSVAPAREALNQAMAVVQQEMAQRPDFGLAPEWQSLSKKLSAAQSAQWRSPSQAFAEHSDLIQELRRLIYTAGERSSLLFDPVPSTYFLMDIMVSELPIWGERIAKVRGIGAGELAKAQRDSGQLGEALLLVREARDKTRDLGSQQVFLTRYGQVELKNAETIQAVESYLTQADKALGPAGAMGANDYFAAGSLALKAIQDYQSALQQRLNVLLTDRLQSDRELRALTVAGASLGIALVAYLMISFFLSFVIDFRHVVDVMRETSSGNLRAHVRLRGSDELAELGNLLERMNSNLSAMVAEVRSNSALVAHSGKSLAVGNRELADRTEQQAANLEQTAASVQQLSSTVHQNAETAGDSDTQATQVRDVAESGAQSMGAAVQSVETVQKSAQQMNEIIGVIDSLAFQTNILALNAAVEAARAGEQGRGFAVVANEVRSLAQRSAASSKEIRQLIEASSSQVASSVTQIRAAEGNMTQIVKGVRGVAANMSLISAASAEQSSGLIEISSAVSQLDEITQRNAQMVEKAVQQANQLEGRASQLASAVSSFLLQQGTAEEAIELVEKAMAHRAASSKDAFLRDITDPSNGYHDRDMYVFALDSLGSYLAFGGNSKKVGTRVQDIPGVDGQALLDAIVAQAEAGGGWVEYDIVNPVTTRIQTKMSYVMKVEQWYVGCGVYKSAIALTA, from the coding sequence ATGATTGCCTTCAAGCCCTTTTCGCCCGGTGTCGCTCTGATGCGCTCCCTGCGGTTGCCGACGAAGCTAGGTGTTCTGGCCCTGGTCTTACTGATTCCTCTGCTGGTGGTCAGCTATTTCCTCATCAATCGCCTGAGTGAATCCATTCGCGTATCCACCGATGAGGTGGACGGCGTGGCGTTGGTGGTGGCCCTGACCGAGGTGATTCAAGCGACGCAGGTCCATCGCGGGCAAACCCATGTCCTGCTTTCGCGGGGAACAGCGGATTCCTCTTCTGTGGCGCCGGCCCGCGAAGCACTGAACCAGGCAATGGCGGTGGTGCAGCAAGAAATGGCGCAACGTCCAGATTTTGGCCTGGCGCCTGAATGGCAATCGTTGAGCAAGAAGCTGTCTGCGGCCCAGTCAGCGCAATGGCGGTCACCGTCTCAGGCCTTTGCTGAACACAGCGACTTGATCCAGGAACTCAGGCGCCTCATTTACACGGCGGGTGAGCGTTCCAGCCTGCTGTTCGATCCTGTTCCCAGCACCTACTTCCTGATGGACATCATGGTGAGCGAACTGCCGATCTGGGGTGAGCGAATTGCCAAGGTGCGCGGCATCGGTGCGGGTGAGCTGGCCAAGGCGCAACGCGATTCGGGCCAACTCGGTGAGGCGTTGCTGCTGGTGCGGGAAGCGCGCGACAAAACCAGGGACCTGGGCAGTCAACAGGTGTTCCTGACCCGGTATGGACAGGTGGAGCTGAAGAATGCGGAAACAATTCAGGCGGTTGAGTCGTATTTGACCCAGGCGGACAAGGCCCTGGGTCCCGCGGGCGCGATGGGGGCGAACGACTATTTCGCGGCTGGCTCTCTGGCGCTGAAAGCCATCCAGGACTACCAGTCGGCGCTTCAGCAAAGGCTCAATGTATTGCTCACCGATCGACTGCAGTCGGATCGGGAACTTCGCGCCCTGACGGTTGCGGGCGCCAGCCTGGGTATCGCGCTGGTGGCCTACCTGATGATCAGTTTCTTCCTCAGCTTCGTGATTGATTTTCGCCACGTTGTTGATGTCATGCGGGAGACTTCATCAGGCAACCTCAGGGCGCATGTGCGCTTGCGCGGGAGCGACGAACTCGCCGAGCTGGGCAACCTGCTGGAGCGCATGAATTCGAACCTCTCGGCGATGGTGGCCGAGGTGCGCAGCAACTCCGCCCTGGTCGCGCATTCGGGCAAGAGCCTGGCAGTGGGCAATCGCGAGTTGGCCGATCGCACGGAGCAGCAGGCGGCCAACCTGGAGCAGACGGCCGCCAGCGTGCAGCAGTTGTCCAGCACCGTGCATCAGAACGCCGAGACGGCGGGCGATTCCGACACGCAGGCGACACAGGTGCGCGATGTGGCCGAATCGGGAGCGCAGTCGATGGGCGCTGCGGTGCAGTCGGTTGAGACGGTACAGAAGAGCGCGCAGCAAATGAATGAAATCATTGGCGTGATCGACAGTCTGGCCTTTCAGACCAATATTCTGGCGTTGAATGCGGCCGTTGAGGCCGCCAGGGCGGGCGAGCAGGGACGCGGGTTCGCGGTGGTGGCCAACGAGGTTCGTTCGCTGGCGCAGCGATCTGCAGCCTCGTCGAAAGAAATTCGCCAGCTGATCGAAGCGTCTTCGTCCCAAGTGGCGAGCAGCGTCACCCAGATTCGCGCAGCCGAGGGCAACATGACCCAGATCGTAAAGGGCGTGCGCGGCGTGGCCGCCAACATGTCGCTCATTTCAGCGGCGAGCGCAGAGCAAAGCTCCGGCCTGATTGAAATCTCTTCAGCGGTCAGCCAGCTCGACGAGATCACCCAGCGCAATGCCCAAATGGTTGAGAAAGCCGTACAGCAGGCCAATCAGCTCGAAGGCAGGGCATCGCAGCTTGCAAGTGCCGTTTCGTCTTTCCTGCTGCAGCAAGGCACCGCAGAGGAGGCCATCGAGCTGGTCGAAAAGGCCATGGCACATCGGGCGGCATCGAGCAAAGACGCATTCCTTCGCGACATCACCGACCCTTCAAACGGCTACCACGACCGCGACATGTATGTCTTTGCACTGGACAGCCTGGGAAGCTACCTGGCGTTTGGTGGCAACTCGAAAAAGGTCGGTACGCGCGTGCAGGACATTCCCGGTGTTGATGGACAGGCGCTGCTGGATGCCATTGTTGCGCAGGCCGAGGCGGGCGGTGGATGGGTCGAGTACGACATCGTGAACCCTGTGACCACCAGAATCCAGACCAAGATGTCGTATGTGATGAAGGTCGAACAGTGGTATGTGGGCTGCGGGGTCTACAAATCGGCAATTGCACTCACGGCATGA
- a CDS encoding acetyl-CoA carboxylase biotin carboxylase subunit, translated as MFTKILIANRGEIACRVIATAKKMGIATVAVYSEADKEARHVQLADESVLLGPAPSRESYLVADKIIEAAKKTGAQAIHPGYGFLSENEAFAKRCEDEGIAFIGPKAHSIAAMGDKIASKKLALAAKVNTIPGWNDAIESAERAVEIAKDIGYPVMIKASAGGGGKGLRVAFNDKEALEGFTACQNEARNSFGDDRIFIEKFVEQPRHIEIQVVGDSQGNVVYLNERECSIQRRHQKVIEEAPSAFISEATRKAMGEQAVALAKAVQYQSAGTVEFVVGKDQDFYFLEMNTRLQVEHPVTECITGLDLVELMIRVAAGEKLPLTQAQVKRDGWAIECRINAEDPFRNFLPSTGRLVRFAPPEQTMFQGNTEALYGVRVDTGVVDGGEIPMFYDSMIAKLIVHGKDRNDAIAKMREALNGFVIRGVSSNIPFQAALLAHPKFVSGDFNTGFIAENYADGFHAEDVPHDDPNFLVALAAFVRRKSRERAAGISGQLPGYGVKVGHDFGVVTLNATGEHGYSQVNVVEEVGQIGVAMVTVDGKRYAISSPSRLNDVCITGVCNGEPFTAQVERGTPRNPLALVVQNNGTKVEAMVVSPRMAELHKLMPFKAPPDMSRFVLSPMPGLLADVSVEVGQKVQAGERVAVIEAMKMENVLFAAQDGVVKSITAEKGASLTVDQIILEFV; from the coding sequence ATGTTCACAAAAATTCTCATAGCCAACCGCGGCGAAATCGCCTGCCGTGTCATTGCCACCGCAAAAAAAATGGGCATCGCCACCGTGGCGGTGTATTCCGAGGCTGACAAAGAAGCGCGGCACGTGCAGCTGGCCGATGAGTCGGTTTTGCTCGGACCTGCGCCGTCGCGCGAGTCCTACCTCGTGGCTGACAAGATCATCGAGGCGGCCAAGAAAACCGGCGCCCAGGCGATTCACCCGGGCTACGGGTTCCTGAGCGAGAACGAGGCGTTTGCCAAGCGCTGTGAAGACGAGGGCATTGCCTTTATCGGTCCCAAGGCGCATTCCATCGCGGCGATGGGCGACAAGATCGCGTCCAAGAAGCTGGCGCTGGCGGCGAAGGTAAATACGATTCCGGGCTGGAACGATGCCATCGAATCGGCCGAGCGCGCGGTGGAAATAGCCAAAGACATTGGTTACCCCGTGATGATCAAGGCATCGGCTGGCGGCGGCGGCAAAGGCCTGCGGGTGGCGTTCAACGACAAGGAGGCCCTGGAAGGCTTCACCGCTTGCCAGAACGAAGCGCGCAACAGCTTCGGCGACGACCGCATCTTCATCGAGAAATTTGTCGAGCAGCCGCGCCACATCGAAATCCAGGTGGTGGGCGATTCGCAGGGCAACGTGGTCTACCTGAACGAGCGCGAGTGCTCGATTCAGCGGCGTCACCAGAAGGTGATCGAAGAGGCGCCTTCGGCCTTCATTTCCGAAGCGACGCGCAAGGCCATGGGCGAGCAGGCGGTGGCGCTGGCCAAGGCGGTGCAGTACCAGAGCGCAGGCACGGTGGAGTTCGTGGTCGGCAAAGACCAGGATTTTTACTTCCTTGAAATGAACACCCGATTGCAGGTGGAGCACCCGGTCACGGAATGCATCACCGGGCTCGACCTGGTGGAACTGATGATTCGCGTGGCCGCTGGCGAGAAGCTGCCACTGACACAAGCGCAGGTGAAGCGTGATGGCTGGGCCATTGAATGCCGCATCAACGCCGAAGACCCGTTCCGCAACTTCCTGCCGTCCACCGGGCGCCTGGTGCGTTTTGCCCCCCCTGAGCAAACCATGTTCCAGGGCAACACCGAAGCGCTGTATGGCGTTCGTGTGGACACGGGTGTGGTCGATGGCGGTGAAATTCCGATGTTCTACGATTCGATGATCGCCAAGCTCATCGTGCACGGCAAAGACCGCAATGATGCGATTGCCAAGATGCGCGAAGCGCTCAACGGTTTCGTGATTCGCGGCGTCAGCTCCAACATTCCGTTCCAGGCCGCGTTGCTGGCCCACCCGAAGTTTGTCTCGGGCGATTTCAACACGGGCTTCATTGCTGAAAATTACGCTGACGGGTTCCATGCGGAAGATGTGCCACACGACGATCCGAACTTTCTCGTTGCGTTGGCGGCCTTTGTGCGGCGCAAATCGCGCGAGCGCGCGGCAGGCATTTCCGGGCAGTTGCCAGGCTACGGCGTGAAGGTGGGCCACGATTTTGGAGTGGTCACGCTCAACGCCACAGGTGAGCATGGCTACAGCCAGGTGAACGTGGTTGAAGAGGTGGGTCAGATTGGCGTGGCCATGGTCACAGTGGACGGCAAGCGCTATGCGATCTCCAGCCCTTCGCGGTTGAACGATGTGTGCATCACGGGGGTGTGCAATGGCGAGCCATTCACCGCTCAGGTGGAGCGCGGCACGCCCCGCAACCCATTGGCCCTGGTGGTGCAGAACAACGGCACAAAGGTGGAAGCGATGGTGGTCTCGCCACGCATGGCCGAGCTGCACAAGCTCATGCCGTTCAAGGCACCACCCGATATGAGCCGCTTTGTGCTGTCCCCAATGCCCGGGCTTTTGGCCGATGTGAGCGTGGAGGTGGGGCAGAAGGTGCAAGCGGGTGAACGTGTCGCCGTGATCGAGGCAATGAAGATGGAGAACGTGTTGTTTGCCGCACAGGACGGCGTGGTGAAATCCATCACGGCTGAGAAGGGGGCGTCCCTGACGGTCGACCAGATCATTCTGGAGTTTGTGTGA
- a CDS encoding MBOAT family O-acyltransferase, whose amino-acid sequence MIFSSWQFILLFLPVTFGIYFALNRKRCLLGGKLWLVLASLFFYAYWNWTHLPLILLSIGFNFAIGSHLSRASSQAVVNGSGAGIRYRRAMLVFGISTNLAMLAYYKYANFFVANLNLINGLEIGLNEIALPLAVSFFTFTQIVYLVDSFRGETSQYDLLNYSLFVTFFPHLIAGPIVQHSQIMPQFSSRWTWVPRESNILKGLFIFSIGLVKKLVIADTFAVWADAGFDGRGDLDFYSAWISSLSYTLQLYFDFSGYCDMAIGISLLFNIVLPINFNSPYKALNIQDFWRRWHITLSNFLRNFLYIPLGGNRNGAGFTAVNLMITFALGGLWHGASWMFVIWGLLHGSALVVHRVWQTTRVKIPVWMAWLLTFLFVNFSWVFFRAKDGTSARRMLDGMINWKSMGFIPVENIPSTGLARTGWMADHLLWLFPSHLVAQLPAGLMLVFGFFLLCRKNTMELAVGEMNTLKMSITVVFLALSVCLALISTSAVFLYFNF is encoded by the coding sequence ATGATTTTTAGCAGCTGGCAATTTATTCTGTTGTTTTTGCCAGTTACATTTGGCATTTATTTCGCCCTTAATCGCAAAAGATGCTTGCTTGGCGGCAAGCTTTGGCTGGTCTTGGCAAGCCTGTTTTTTTACGCTTACTGGAATTGGACTCACCTGCCATTGATACTTTTATCGATCGGGTTCAACTTTGCCATTGGCTCACACCTGTCAAGAGCGTCCAGCCAGGCGGTTGTAAATGGGTCCGGTGCAGGCATCCGTTATCGGCGGGCGATGCTGGTTTTTGGGATTTCGACCAATTTGGCCATGTTGGCCTATTACAAATACGCCAATTTTTTCGTGGCCAATCTGAACCTGATAAACGGCCTCGAGATCGGATTGAATGAGATTGCATTGCCGCTGGCTGTAAGCTTCTTTACGTTTACCCAGATTGTCTATCTGGTGGACAGTTTTCGAGGTGAAACCAGTCAATATGATCTTCTGAATTATTCCTTGTTTGTTACCTTTTTCCCGCACCTTATTGCCGGACCCATTGTGCAGCACAGTCAAATCATGCCGCAGTTTTCGTCTCGGTGGACTTGGGTGCCAAGAGAGTCAAATATTTTGAAGGGGCTGTTCATATTTTCCATTGGCCTGGTGAAGAAGCTGGTAATCGCCGATACCTTTGCAGTGTGGGCAGATGCCGGTTTTGATGGGCGTGGCGATTTGGATTTCTACAGCGCGTGGATCAGCAGCCTTTCCTATACGCTTCAACTGTATTTCGACTTCAGTGGTTATTGTGATATGGCGATCGGCATCTCTTTGCTTTTCAATATTGTTCTGCCAATCAATTTCAACTCACCCTACAAGGCATTGAATATCCAGGACTTTTGGCGCAGGTGGCATATCACCCTGAGCAATTTTTTAAGAAATTTTCTCTATATTCCATTGGGTGGAAACCGAAATGGGGCAGGCTTCACCGCGGTCAACTTGATGATCACGTTTGCTTTGGGTGGGCTTTGGCACGGTGCGTCCTGGATGTTTGTGATTTGGGGTTTGTTGCATGGCTCGGCCCTGGTGGTGCACAGGGTCTGGCAAACAACACGTGTCAAGATCCCTGTGTGGATGGCCTGGTTGCTGACTTTTCTTTTTGTCAATTTTTCCTGGGTCTTCTTTCGCGCAAAGGACGGAACAAGTGCACGGCGCATGCTTGATGGCATGATCAACTGGAAATCGATGGGCTTTATCCCTGTTGAAAACATACCGTCAACAGGTCTGGCCAGAACAGGCTGGATGGCAGACCACCTGCTGTGGTTGTTTCCCTCACATCTCGTGGCCCAACTTCCAGCTGGACTGATGTTGGTGTTTGGCTTTTTCCTGTTGTGTCGAAAAAACACAATGGAGCTTGCAGTCGGTGAAATGAACACATTGAAAATGTCCATTACCGTGGTTTTTCTTGCGTTGTCTGTGTGCTTGGCCTTGATCAGCACGAGTGCGGTTTTTCTCTATTTCAACTTTTGA
- a CDS encoding lysophospholipid acyltransferase family protein — MQRTIFTTPLVSTAFRAFSLTYLKLAGWTIEGKLGADARKSVLIAAPHTSNWDLPMTLMVAFSLKLHPRWMGKASIFRAPFGGLMRWLGGIPVDRSQSTNLVESSAQAIRDAEQPLQLIVPPEGTRSKTRHWKTGFYHIALSAQVPIVMAFMDYAHKRSGLGPLFEPSGDIDADMAAIKAFYKPFKGKNADQFEFDPPA; from the coding sequence ATGCAACGCACCATCTTCACGACGCCTCTGGTCAGCACCGCGTTCAGGGCCTTTTCCCTGACCTACCTGAAGCTTGCCGGCTGGACCATTGAAGGCAAACTGGGGGCGGATGCGCGAAAAAGTGTGTTGATCGCGGCGCCCCACACCAGCAACTGGGATCTGCCCATGACGCTCATGGTGGCGTTTTCGCTCAAGTTGCACCCGCGCTGGATGGGCAAAGCGAGCATTTTTCGTGCGCCCTTTGGCGGACTGATGCGTTGGCTGGGAGGCATTCCGGTCGACCGAAGCCAGTCGACCAACCTGGTCGAATCCAGTGCCCAGGCCATTCGTGATGCCGAACAGCCCCTGCAACTGATCGTGCCGCCTGAAGGCACACGCAGCAAGACCCGGCATTGGAAAACCGGCTTCTACCACATCGCACTGAGCGCGCAGGTGCCGATCGTGATGGCATTTATGGACTATGCGCACAAGCGCAGCGGGCTCGGCCCCTTGTTTGAGCCCAGTGGCGATATCGATGCCGACATGGCTGCTATCAAGGCGTTCTACAAGCCCTTCAAAGGCAAGAACGCCGACCAGTTCGAGTTCGACCCGCCCGCCTGA
- a CDS encoding acyl-CoA carboxylase subunit beta, whose amino-acid sequence MQDILEQLEEKRAAARLGGGQKRIDAQHAKGKLTARERLEVLLDEGTFEEWDMFVEHRCTDFGMAENKIPGDGVVTGYGMINGRLVFVYSQDFTVFGGALSEAHAEKICKVMDQAMKVGAPVIGLNDSGGARIQEGVASLGGYAEVFQRNVMASGVVPQISMIMGPSAGGAVYSPAMTDFIFMVKDSSYMFVTGPEVVKTVTHESVTAEELGGAVTHTTKSGVADLAFENDVEALLMLRRLYNYLPLSNREKAPVRPSGDPIDRMERSLDTLVPENPNKPYDMKELIVKTVDDGDFFELQPEYAKNILIGFARMDGQTVGIVANQPLVLAGCLDIKSSIKAARFVRFCDAFNIPVVTFVDVPGFMPGTSQEFGGIIKHGAKLLYAYAECTVPKITVITRKAYGGAYDVMASKHLRGDVNFAWPNAEIAVMGAKGAVEIIFREDKNNPEKLAAKEAEYKARFANPFVAGARGYVDDVILPHETRKRICRSLVMLKDKKVENPWRKHGNIPL is encoded by the coding sequence ACATGTTTGTCGAGCACCGCTGCACCGACTTCGGCATGGCCGAAAACAAAATCCCGGGCGACGGCGTGGTGACCGGTTACGGCATGATCAATGGCCGTCTGGTGTTCGTTTACAGCCAGGATTTCACCGTGTTCGGCGGGGCATTGTCCGAAGCCCATGCAGAAAAGATTTGCAAGGTGATGGACCAGGCCATGAAGGTCGGTGCGCCGGTGATCGGCCTCAACGATTCGGGTGGTGCGCGGATTCAGGAAGGCGTGGCATCGCTCGGCGGCTACGCCGAGGTGTTCCAGCGCAACGTCATGGCCAGCGGCGTGGTGCCTCAGATCAGCATGATCATGGGTCCCTCGGCCGGTGGTGCGGTGTACTCGCCCGCCATGACCGATTTCATCTTCATGGTGAAAGACTCCAGCTACATGTTTGTCACCGGTCCCGAGGTGGTGAAGACCGTGACGCACGAGAGCGTGACCGCCGAGGAACTGGGCGGTGCGGTGACGCACACGACCAAGAGTGGCGTGGCCGACCTGGCATTCGAGAACGATGTGGAGGCGCTGTTGATGCTGCGCCGGCTCTACAACTATTTGCCACTGTCGAACCGCGAGAAAGCGCCGGTGCGCCCCAGCGGTGACCCGATCGATCGCATGGAGCGCAGCCTGGACACCCTGGTGCCCGAGAACCCGAACAAGCCGTACGACATGAAAGAGCTCATTGTCAAAACGGTGGATGACGGCGACTTCTTCGAGCTTCAGCCCGAGTACGCGAAAAATATCCTGATCGGTTTCGCCCGCATGGATGGCCAGACGGTGGGCATCGTTGCCAACCAGCCGCTGGTGCTGGCCGGTTGCCTGGACATCAAGAGTTCCATCAAGGCCGCGCGCTTTGTGCGCTTTTGCGATGCGTTCAACATCCCGGTGGTGACCTTTGTGGACGTGCCAGGCTTCATGCCGGGTACCAGCCAGGAGTTCGGCGGCATCATCAAGCACGGCGCCAAGTTGCTGTATGCCTACGCCGAATGCACCGTACCCAAGATCACGGTGATCACCCGCAAGGCCTACGGTGGTGCCTACGACGTGATGGCCTCCAAGCACCTGCGAGGCGATGTGAATTTCGCCTGGCCCAATGCCGAGATCGCGGTGATGGGTGCCAAGGGTGCGGTGGAGATCATCTTCCGCGAAGACAAGAACAATCCCGAGAAGCTGGCAGCCAAGGAAGCCGAATACAAGGCCCGCTTTGCGAACCCGTTTGTGGCGGGCGCGCGCGGTTATGTGGACGACGTGATCCTGCCGCACGAAACGCGCAAGCGCATTTGCCGTTCGCTGGTGATGTTGAAAGACAAGAAGGTTGAAAACCCCTGGCGCAAGCACGGCAATATTCCTCTTTGA
- a CDS encoding cupin domain-containing protein, whose product MPLPTKTRLIKLVALPAGEPETDHPRPDRLIKGNPVRETWNRVNEPMPRGETFCGVWRCEPGHWRIAMGPTERELFTVLSGRCRVHDASGGHEEVGVGEGLYIPPGFEGSFEVMETLTKTYMICE is encoded by the coding sequence ATGCCATTGCCCACAAAAACCCGACTCATCAAGCTGGTTGCCCTGCCCGCTGGCGAGCCAGAAACCGATCACCCTCGCCCAGATCGATTGATCAAAGGCAACCCTGTTCGCGAAACCTGGAACCGGGTCAACGAGCCCATGCCAAGGGGCGAAACGTTTTGTGGCGTGTGGCGGTGTGAACCTGGCCATTGGCGAATCGCCATGGGCCCGACCGAACGCGAGCTGTTCACGGTGTTGAGTGGACGTTGCCGGGTCCACGATGCCTCAGGTGGCCATGAAGAAGTGGGAGTCGGCGAAGGGCTCTACATTCCGCCAGGGTTTGAAGGCTCGTTCGAGGTCATGGAAACCCTGACAAAAACCTACATGATCTGTGAATGA
- a CDS encoding alpha/beta fold hydrolase — MQTSLEINDLTVLVDGAGPTLVFVHGWPDGPALWEPAVTALKARYRCVRVTLPGFDLKKPPRPVSVDAMCGLLAEVVDEVSPTEPVTLVLHDWGCFFGYEFAARHRKRVEAVVGVDIGDTNSGAYLSQLTLKEKLLIAGYQLWLAVAWKLGPLWPGMASRMTRYMARAIGCRTPSETIAWQMNYPYAMQWFGSLGGLRGVARVGKFLGDEVPTLFIYGQRKPFMFHSRQWVLNLAKKPGCAAHGLETGHWVMRQQPEAFNTLLLNWLERRRADSGV, encoded by the coding sequence ATGCAAACAAGCCTGGAAATCAATGACCTCACCGTTTTAGTGGATGGTGCCGGCCCCACTCTCGTGTTCGTGCACGGCTGGCCTGATGGGCCAGCGTTGTGGGAACCCGCTGTGACCGCGCTCAAGGCTCGCTACCGGTGTGTGCGTGTCACGCTGCCGGGCTTTGATCTGAAGAAGCCTCCCCGCCCGGTGTCTGTGGACGCCATGTGCGGTTTGTTGGCTGAGGTGGTCGACGAAGTGAGTCCCACCGAGCCCGTGACCTTGGTGCTGCACGACTGGGGCTGCTTCTTTGGCTACGAATTTGCGGCCCGCCACCGCAAGCGGGTTGAGGCCGTGGTGGGGGTGGACATTGGTGATACGAACTCGGGGGCATATTTGAGCCAACTGACCCTGAAAGAAAAGCTGCTGATCGCTGGTTACCAACTGTGGTTGGCTGTGGCCTGGAAGCTGGGCCCGTTGTGGCCTGGCATGGCCAGCCGCATGACGCGCTACATGGCCCGGGCGATCGGCTGCCGTACGCCATCCGAAACCATTGCATGGCAGATGAACTACCCCTACGCCATGCAGTGGTTCGGTAGTTTGGGTGGCTTGAGAGGTGTTGCCCGGGTTGGGAAATTTCTGGGCGATGAAGTGCCCACCCTGTTCATTTACGGGCAACGCAAACCATTCATGTTTCACTCCAGGCAATGGGTCCTCAATCTGGCGAAAAAACCGGGTTGCGCTGCACATGGGCTGGAGACAGGGCACTGGGTCATGCGCCAGCAGCCCGAGGCATTCAATACCTTGCTCCTTAATTGGTTGGAGCGACGCCGCGCGGACTCCGGGGTTTGA
- a CDS encoding VOC family protein codes for MNTISTRPFKVLGIQQIAIGGPDKKRLQKLWVDMLGLEVTGSFQSERENVDEDICAIGRGPFKVEVDLMQPIDPEKKPAVHTTPLNHIGLWIDDLPLAVQWLTANGVRFAPGGIRKGAAGFDITFLHPKASEEFPIAGEGVLIELVQAPLEVVNAFARLAHQPG; via the coding sequence ATGAACACGATTTCCACCCGCCCCTTCAAAGTGCTGGGCATCCAGCAGATCGCCATTGGAGGACCAGACAAGAAGCGCCTTCAAAAACTCTGGGTCGACATGCTGGGCCTGGAGGTTACCGGCAGTTTCCAGAGTGAGCGGGAAAACGTGGACGAAGACATCTGCGCCATTGGCCGTGGCCCGTTCAAGGTGGAAGTCGATCTGATGCAACCCATCGATCCCGAGAAGAAACCGGCGGTGCACACCACGCCGTTGAACCACATTGGTCTGTGGATTGATGACCTGCCATTGGCAGTGCAATGGCTCACGGCCAATGGCGTTCGGTTTGCGCCGGGGGGCATCCGCAAGGGTGCGGCTGGTTTCGACATCACTTTTTTGCACCCCAAAGCCAGCGAAGAGTTTCCGATCGCTGGAGAGGGCGTGTTGATTGAGCTGGTTCAAGCCCCCTTGGAGGTGGTGAACGCTTTTGCGCGTCTGGCTCACCAGCCTGGCTGA